The following are from one region of the Calypte anna isolate BGI_N300 chromosome 13, bCalAnn1_v1.p, whole genome shotgun sequence genome:
- the LOC103534772 gene encoding toll-like receptor 2 isoform X1: protein MGVLTMRVAVLLLLGVVEARGPCFFNRTQEHCVCYNLSQKSIGSLIQCLAASVVEFWGGELERYTAQPITDLEDAPGVLGSLIIKKIVFGDLLVPEVLLAQVLRFFSYTHVEELVFKSCVFQGRGNWAGMAGQGLPILSLQFHNVTSAPLLGREEEFSSLGTWLETLQELAVTESHVTSLPCGIGRLFKALHSLDLAGNSLGDESLLPTFCQGAFPQLQVLSLQHNELTSYPGVCQSLKLLPELQHLDLSQNKLLADPSSSSSSCQWPETLRIFNLSAVGLDEVLRPLPPHLEVLDLSRNHLRAVDISLSFLRKLFLSQNLLEAAPSLGNCPRLDTLHLENNSIAELPWEEVKLLGVLQEVALDGNPYSCSCSGAGGLQALAATGHLGQGWPQDYRCHLPPGYQGWQVKDVPVSGLQCHSVAVIVPITVVLILLGLAGALCLLRSRLGFLQPCCRV, encoded by the exons ATGGG GGTGCTCACCATGAGGGTGGCCGttctcctgctcctgggggTGGTGGAGGCAAGAGGTCCCTGTTTCTTCAATCGCACCCAGGAGCACTGTGTGTGCTACAACCTGTCCCAGAAAAGCATCGGGAGCCTCATCCAGTGCCTCGCAGCCTCAGTTGTGGAGTTTTGGGGGGGAGAGCTGGAGAGATACACAGCCCAGCCCATCACTGACCTGGAGGATGCTCCCGGCGTGCTGGGCTCCCTTATCATCAAGAAAATCGTTTTTGGTGATCTCCTGGTTCCTGAGGTGCTCCTCGCCCAAGTCCTGAGGTTCTTCTCCTACACCCACGTGGAGGAGTTGGTGTTTAAGAGCTGTGTTTTCCAGGGCAGAGGCAACTGGGCTGGCATGGCTGGCCAGGGCTTGCCCATCTTGTCCCTTCAGTTCCACAATGTGacatctgcccctctgctgGGGCGGGAGGAGGAATTTTCCAGCCTGGGGACCTGGCTGGAGAccctgcaggagctggctgTCACCGAGTCCCATGTCACCAGCCTGCCCTGTGGCATTGGAAGGCTGTTCAAAGCCCTGCACTCCCTGGATTTGGCAGGGAACAGCCTCGGGGATGAGAGTTTGCTGCCCACCTTCTGCCAGGGGgcttttccccagctccaggtGCTGAGCCTGCAGCACAACGAGCTCACATCCTACCCTGGTGTCTGCCAAAGCCTGAAGCTGCTCCCGGAGCTCCAGCACCTGGATCTCAGTCAGAACAAACTCCTGGCAgacccatcctcctcctcctcctcctgccagtgGCCAGAGACCCTCCGAATTTTCAACTTGTCAGCCGTGGGTTTGGATGAAGTCCTCAGACCTCTGCCTCCCCACCTGGAGGTGTTGGACCTGAGCCGTAACCACCTCCGGGCTGTGGACATCTCCCTCAGCTTCCTGAGGAAGCTCTTCCTGAGCCAAAAcctgctggaagctgctccctccctcGGGAATTGCCCCAGGTTGGACACCCTGCACCTGGAGAACAACTCCATTGCggagctgccctgggaggaGGTGAAGCTCCTGGGGGTCCTGCAGGAGGTGGCTCTGGATGGGAatccctattcctgctcctgctccgGGGCTGGGGGGCTCCAGGCACTGGCAGCCACGGGGCACCTTGGCCAGGGCTGGCCCCAGGACTACAGGTGCCACTTGCCCCCTGGCTACCAGGGCTGGCAGGTGAAGGATGTGCCAGTCTCAGGGCTGCAGTGTCACAGCGTGGCTGTCATTGTCCCCATCACTGTTGTCCTCATCCTGCTCGGCCTGGCCGGGGCTCTCTGCTTGCTCAGATCCAGACTTGGatttctccagccctgctgcagggtgtGA
- the LOC103534772 gene encoding toll-like receptor 2 isoform X2 translates to MRVAVLLLLGVVEARGPCFFNRTQEHCVCYNLSQKSIGSLIQCLAASVVEFWGGELERYTAQPITDLEDAPGVLGSLIIKKIVFGDLLVPEVLLAQVLRFFSYTHVEELVFKSCVFQGRGNWAGMAGQGLPILSLQFHNVTSAPLLGREEEFSSLGTWLETLQELAVTESHVTSLPCGIGRLFKALHSLDLAGNSLGDESLLPTFCQGAFPQLQVLSLQHNELTSYPGVCQSLKLLPELQHLDLSQNKLLADPSSSSSSCQWPETLRIFNLSAVGLDEVLRPLPPHLEVLDLSRNHLRAVDISLSFLRKLFLSQNLLEAAPSLGNCPRLDTLHLENNSIAELPWEEVKLLGVLQEVALDGNPYSCSCSGAGGLQALAATGHLGQGWPQDYRCHLPPGYQGWQVKDVPVSGLQCHSVAVIVPITVVLILLGLAGALCLLRSRLGFLQPCCRV, encoded by the coding sequence ATGAGGGTGGCCGttctcctgctcctgggggTGGTGGAGGCAAGAGGTCCCTGTTTCTTCAATCGCACCCAGGAGCACTGTGTGTGCTACAACCTGTCCCAGAAAAGCATCGGGAGCCTCATCCAGTGCCTCGCAGCCTCAGTTGTGGAGTTTTGGGGGGGAGAGCTGGAGAGATACACAGCCCAGCCCATCACTGACCTGGAGGATGCTCCCGGCGTGCTGGGCTCCCTTATCATCAAGAAAATCGTTTTTGGTGATCTCCTGGTTCCTGAGGTGCTCCTCGCCCAAGTCCTGAGGTTCTTCTCCTACACCCACGTGGAGGAGTTGGTGTTTAAGAGCTGTGTTTTCCAGGGCAGAGGCAACTGGGCTGGCATGGCTGGCCAGGGCTTGCCCATCTTGTCCCTTCAGTTCCACAATGTGacatctgcccctctgctgGGGCGGGAGGAGGAATTTTCCAGCCTGGGGACCTGGCTGGAGAccctgcaggagctggctgTCACCGAGTCCCATGTCACCAGCCTGCCCTGTGGCATTGGAAGGCTGTTCAAAGCCCTGCACTCCCTGGATTTGGCAGGGAACAGCCTCGGGGATGAGAGTTTGCTGCCCACCTTCTGCCAGGGGgcttttccccagctccaggtGCTGAGCCTGCAGCACAACGAGCTCACATCCTACCCTGGTGTCTGCCAAAGCCTGAAGCTGCTCCCGGAGCTCCAGCACCTGGATCTCAGTCAGAACAAACTCCTGGCAgacccatcctcctcctcctcctcctgccagtgGCCAGAGACCCTCCGAATTTTCAACTTGTCAGCCGTGGGTTTGGATGAAGTCCTCAGACCTCTGCCTCCCCACCTGGAGGTGTTGGACCTGAGCCGTAACCACCTCCGGGCTGTGGACATCTCCCTCAGCTTCCTGAGGAAGCTCTTCCTGAGCCAAAAcctgctggaagctgctccctccctcGGGAATTGCCCCAGGTTGGACACCCTGCACCTGGAGAACAACTCCATTGCggagctgccctgggaggaGGTGAAGCTCCTGGGGGTCCTGCAGGAGGTGGCTCTGGATGGGAatccctattcctgctcctgctccgGGGCTGGGGGGCTCCAGGCACTGGCAGCCACGGGGCACCTTGGCCAGGGCTGGCCCCAGGACTACAGGTGCCACTTGCCCCCTGGCTACCAGGGCTGGCAGGTGAAGGATGTGCCAGTCTCAGGGCTGCAGTGTCACAGCGTGGCTGTCATTGTCCCCATCACTGTTGTCCTCATCCTGCTCGGCCTGGCCGGGGCTCTCTGCTTGCTCAGATCCAGACTTGGatttctccagccctgctgcagggtgtGA